The Capsicum annuum cultivar UCD-10X-F1 chromosome 3, UCD10Xv1.1, whole genome shotgun sequence genomic sequence CCTGAATTTGGAAGATACAAATACAGaaacaaaataaatttcataTGTTAAAACATTTTAGTAAGTAAATCTACACAGAAaaagagtttttattttttaaacaaaaaaaattgtgaggGGAGGCTAGAGAGGGGGCTGGGGGTGGAAAAATtgtaggggtgggcgttcggtcggttcggtctgattgtttaatatcagttcagtttatcgatttttggattgacaaaaatgacattcgtaaccaaaccgaaataaattcggtttggttcggttttaacaaattcggtttggttatttcggatttttattttggtttgaaatattaaagtagttagtcTCTCTTTTTTATAACtgaacatttaaaattgatgggttttttcagaaaaattatttttttcaaacctattttcattcctaaatataaataattataaataactcaacatggatgaaacgaaatgaaataatcataagtttaacataatacataacatcattaatcattacatataatataaccttacataaatagtccataaaacagttcaaagtcaccaaaatagtccataaaatatttgagtcactaaaacaatccataaacagcctgcggcgtatgcgaatttgctgttaaatgttaattgtgaatgtgaattactaaatattaaattcccttttctcttattttctcacTCAATTCTCCCGATTTCGCTTTCAattcttcttccttcttctccacaataacGTTTCTTATGGCTTTCGCAATCTCCTCTCTTTCCAACCTTACGTTTTCATCTCTCCGAACCTCCAAAGCAAAGCCAAGCTCAACCACATATTTTGCAGTTGGAAGTTGATCAAGATTAAATGGCATGGCAATTAGTGGAACCCCAAAATGCATACATTCAATTGTAGAATTCCCATCCGCAATGACTCAAGAATCCTCCGATGCTCGGGTGCCTCATGATTTGGGCATATGACACCCATTTTGACACAACAATTCGTCTGTCCTTTACTCTTTTCACAAACCCTTCGGGCAAAACTTCTTCAACATCACACATTCGTCCATCGCGTCCTGGATACCTTAGTACCCATAGAAAGTTCACATTACTTAGCTCGATTCCACGAGCAATCTGTTGAATATTTTCCTTCAACCATATATTTTCACTTCCAAATACAACGTAAACAGTTGAAAATCGATCTTTTTTGTCTAGCCATTGAATGATATCCAAATCGTCCGGAGAAATATTGTCACCACTACTAGTGTTTTGATCAATTTGTCCTATAAGTGGTCCAACACCTAAAATCTTCTTATTTGTTATAGAGGACAAGTACtgcatatattttgttattttttcgtttgtacttcgggtacacagaatctgtatatgcagaacaatgacttcaactagagttcaagtataaacaagaacacaatgaagtatatcaaataccctcaacacaagatcaaaatgaccttttcaagaggtgtattttattctttcagaaagtagatgaaacagaaatgaataaggccaagtcgtccgaattcacggagttttcttaaggaaataattcccctcactgtacccgaggttgtggaattcttcctcccaggataaaatgaccaaacagaccaattgtagcggtacctcaaacaattggaatatcttcgaacacACAGAACATTTCGATTTATCACATAGAGTAATTTGTAAGACAGGAAGTATTTTGTATTCTGAAAATTTTCGTAtgtaaacctgtggatgaaagcaggtttatatagccacaagatgcctcttctgaaaagtggcaaaggttcatctaaaaggtgtaaccttttctgaaaattcatgtctatTCGTCCAAACAGTATGACTGTTCTGAACAAGCATGCCATTTCGTTAATAAGTGTGTCAGTTCGTCGAAACAATGCATCAGTTACTGAAACAGTGCATCATTTCACCAAAATAGTGCATCAGTTCACCGAAATAGTGGCACCAGTTCGATGAAGTATTGCATCAATTTGAACTTCtgtatgcatgtataaatggagtatcaaaacCAGAAAATATTTTACTGTGTTTTTTGTATTTTCGGATTAGATTTCTGtctaaatttctttattttcatcaaataaactttgtccaaaaagatagatctcatcgatcaatcatttgccaaatccaaagccgagccgagcgagcgaagACGACGatggcgcgaggcatctcttacttcttgcctcacttatcatgtggagtaaatGTTCTTATTATAAATGCTCCAAAGTTTCCTtctcctaccaatgtgggagaattaatgaacttttcaattttaagtacactttctaaattggtgtctcctttcGTCCaccattttccatttttcatacaCACTTTatacccaacaatcccccacataaatggggaatgactatttttcataaaatttttacggataagtatgtgatcatcaagcaaagactgattgcatctggataagtgggtttccctttgaacttttcgtagtgaacatacatcggatgcactcggtcaatcggtagatttgatatctttgaaccgtcgagctttaatgtacacctagacaatacatgtcacacaaccagccttttaacgtttatggttctcatggttttgttcttttcaatcATGAACACGTcacgatttcatgagagcttagagaataggcctttactaacattctctttgaagcgacTTCAACTTtcccctcacataggtgatttctaaatattcaatcctgtagattaaaccgtttggtcaaatctgccaaatttagataatcactaaaagacttttcaccttaaatcttatcctagtttactatacattgtctacataatgagaatgggttgggtaattgacaatgttgaacctgtcagacattactttgtttgatctccttgaacctagctcttgggatctccaatctGTTAGGTAGatttaccgccatgctgactcgtcctaggccttaaactcattcccttggatgttttttccactccttctctagataggccttttgtaagtggatccgacatattatcctttgactttacatagtcaatagtgataatttcactagataAAATttccctaacggtattatgtctccgtcgtatgtgacgagatttaccgttgtacatcatgctccctgccctacctattgtctTTTGGCTATCaaagtgtatacatactggtgccactgtcTTGagccaatacggaatatcttccaagaaattccagaGCCATTCCACTTCTTCACCGattttatctaatgcgataaatttagattctattgtagagcgagcgatacaagtctgtttggatgatttccaagaaactactcctccaccgatagtaaatacatatccacttatggattttactttgttcgattcggtgatccaatttgcatcactatatctttcaagtaccgcatgatatttattataatgcaaagcatatttttgagtgtatttaagataccccaaaattcttttcattgctatccaatgagttttgttgggattactcgtgtaccgactcaatttactaattgcacatgctatgtatggttgtgtacagctcattatatacattaaacatcccaatactcttgcgtactccaattgtgagtcactttcaccttcattctttcgaagtgcaaagttcacatccaatggagtcttgccaataccaaattccatatacttgaacttatcaagtactttttcgatataatgagactgtgaaatgctaacccttgtggagtttaatggattcttatacctaagatcacatctgcagcTCCAAGttttttcatatcaaacttgctctcgagcattcgtttggttgcatttatatcaaaaatgtctctgctgatgatcaatatatcatccatatataaacaaacaatgacttggtgatttgatgtgtctttaatatatacacatttatctcattcatttatcttgaatctgtttgccaacatggtttggtcaaactttgcatgccattgcttaggtgtttgttttagtccataaagtgacttaacaagtttacacactttattttcttttcctagaaCTAAAAaatcctcaggttgttccatgtatatttcttcctccaaatctccatttagaaatgcagttttcacatccatttaaaggatttgaagatcatataccgccgccaaggcaattaacattcgaatcgaggttatctTATTTACTggcaagtatgtatcaaagtaatcaaggccttcctcctgattaaagccttttactacaagtcttgccttgtatttgtcaatagtaccatccaccttcatttttcttttaaagatccatttagaacctaaaggtttatttttggtaaaaaggttaaccaattcccatgtatagtttcttaagattgaatctatctcattATTGACTGCTTCTTTTCAAAAGGAtaagtctgacgacgacatcgcttttttaaatgtttgaggctcattttctaagagaaatgttacaaaattcgatccaaatgaagttgatgttctttgacgtgtacaacatcttagattttcttcattatgtatattctcacttggttcatctagAGGTTATTTAGATCCTCCACTTGACTGTTCATGGCGAATTTTTtatgggtaaatgttttcaaagaattcaacattttctgattcaattactgtattttcattAAATCCGGATATTCAGATTTATGAACcgaaaattgacatgctttactacttttagcatatcctatgaacacgcagtccactattttaggtcctatcttaacccttttaggtatagaaacttgaaccttcgctagacacccccacactttaaaatatttcaaattggatttcctttctttctatttttcgtaaggaattgattgtgtcttactatggggaactctgttgagtatacgattggccgtaaggatagcctccccctataggttttgcggtaaaccagaatttataagtaaggcattcatcattttcttcaaagtttggtttttcctttcctcaattacattagattgaggtgaatacggggccgtagtttgatggacaattccattctctacacatatttgcacaaagggagattcatattctccgcccctatcacttcttatcattttgatatttttgtctaactgattttcaacttcagttttatattgcctaaacgcatctattgcttcatccttactatttagcaagtagacatatcatatctagtgcaatcgttaataaaagttatgaaatactttttcccatcacgtgatggtgttgacttcatatcataaatatcagtgtgtattaagtctaagggattgaaattcctttcaacggacttataaggatgctttgcatacttcgattccacacacgtttgacactttgatttattgcactcaaagtttggcaaaacttctaagttaatcaattttcgtaATATCTTGTAATTAACATAGCCTAAacattcatgccataaatcataagactcaagcaaataagaagaattcaaacttttatttatcttaacagtcattacattcatcttataaaggccttcggtcagatagTCTTTTCCTaaatacatttctcctttgctaattacaattttttcagaaacagttacacatttgaatccgttcttgtctagaagtgaaacagaaattaaatttctACGTAACTCtgaaacatacaagacattgttaagtgtcaagagctttccggaagtcatctttaagcaaatttttcctgttccttctaccttaaccgtagcggagttagccatgtagatcatgtCTTCTACATGAGCCGgagcgaatgacgaaaacaactccttgttggccCATACATGgcaggtggcaccagaatccatccatcaTTCACGATGATTTCCcgtcaagttgcattctgagaacatagcacacagatcatcgcattgtttgttggattcaatcatatttgcttgatccttcttcttgcctttctttggggcacaacaatctgtggacttatggccaatcttcccacagttgaagcattttcccttgaactttaatttttcttaggttgattacttccttgttcaactttcttccttttcttggaattgttttggtcattttctacaatatgtgctccattaattgtagaattcccctttgaccttctttcggtagctttattatcctcttcaatacgaagatggacaataagatcttcaacagtcatcttCTTGCGtctatgctttaagtagtttttgaagtttttccacaaaggtggtagcttctcaactatcgctactacttggaaagcatcattcacaattaaacctacaaaacagtttatgtgaatattaagaacatttttaatttattcaacttatgtatttttcaaagatataccttctgctaggagatcatgtatgatgacttgcaactcctgtacttaagagacaacagatttgctatttatcattttgaagtctaggaaccatgcaacaaggaatttcttaattcccgcatccttcgtcttatattcttgttcaagtgccccccacagttcctttgatgtcttggttccactataaatattatagaggtcatcttggagaccactcagaatataattcttgCAAAGAAAGTCCGTATGTtttcaagcttctacaataacgaagcggtctttgtccgaggtttcctcgggcacctcaggagcgtcttcgctagtgaactgTTGCAGaaataaagtggtgaggtaaaagaacatcttttgctgccaccacttgaagtcaatgcccaaaaatttttcgggcttcttcgccggtgccattgttggcggagcatttgtgcgacttgattaTTAGTTTACCCCacagacgttgtcgcatccatcatttgacttttgTTAGTCATCTTTCCTGTCAACACAAAACAGAAAAATTTAGCATTttcaaaatactacttataaagttaaataacttttcaacttttctttttatttctaattaacgatgaagtttttataacttcaaatcgtcaaccaagtgaactttaacttgtgataaagattttatgtcttctaatcactagttagattcaagcggagtagaaagcttaaagctttaatctccaaaaataagttatacagattctgaaaaatcaattatttccttaagatttttattttttcgtttgtactttgggtacacagaatctgtatatgcagaacaataacttcaactagagttcaagtataaacaagaacacaatgaagtatatcaaataccctcaacataagatcaaaatgacctttccaagaggtgtattttattctttcagaaagtagatgaaacagaaatgaataaggtcaagtcgtccgaattcacggagtttccttaaggaaataattcctctcactgtacccaaggttgTGGAATTCtccctcctaggataaaatggccaaacagacTAAATAGCAgcacctcaaacaattggaatatcttcgaaTGCACAGAACATTTcgattgatcacacagagtaaTTTGTAAGACAGGAAGTATT encodes the following:
- the LOC107865716 gene encoding beta-D-glucosyl crocetin beta-1,6-glucosyltransferase-like, coding for MQYLSSITNKKILGVGPLIGQIDQNTSSGDNISPDDLDIIQWLDKKDRFSTVYVVFGSENIWLKENIQQIARGIELSNVNFLWVLRYPGRDGRMCDVEEVLPEGFVKRVKDRRIVVSKWVSYAQIMRHPSIGGFLSHCGWEFYN